GGGCACGGTGTGGCTCATCGCGGTCGCGCTGCTCGTGGCCGTCGGCGCTGCCTACGCGGTCGAGGTCCCGGTCGAGAAGGCCCGCAAGCGCGTCCGCGAAGCACGGTCCCTCGTCGCCGCCGACCGGGCCGAGCGCGCGAGCGTCACGAACTGACCGCCGCGCGGCTGGCAACCACCGGACCGCCCGTCCGTAGGCTCGGCGCGTGACCTCCGACCCGACCGACGTCCTCGTGGTGGGCGGCGGCCCGGTCGGCCTCCTCGCCGCCGTGCTGCTCGCCGCCGAGGGCGTCGACGTGCGCGTCTGGGAACGCCGGAGCACGGCGCCGACGGGCTCGCGGGCGATCGGCATCCACCCGCCCTCGCTCGCGGTGTTCGACCGGGTCGGGCTCGCCGGTCCCGTCCTGGCCGAGGCGGTCCCCGTCCGCCGCGGGGTCGCGACGAGCCGCGGCCGCACCCTCGGGACGCTGTCGTTCGAGCACGTCTCGGACCCGTTCCCGTTCGTCGCCGCGCTCGACCAGCACCGCACCGAGACACTCCTGCGTGAGCGGCTCGCGGCCCTCGCACCGCACGCCCTCCGCACCGGCACCACGGTCACCGCGCTCCACCCGGGGCGCGGGCACGTCGCCGTCTCCGGCTCCGGCCCGGACGGCGCACCGGTGCCGGTCCGCGCGCGGTTCGTCGTCGGCGCGGACGGCGCCAGGAGCACCGTGCGCGACCTGCTCGGCATCCGCACCACCGGCCGGACCTACCCCGAGCACTACGTCATGGGCGACTTCGCGGACACCGGCGACGCCCCGGTGGACACCGCGGTCGTCGACGTCGGCCCCGGCGGCGTCCTCGAGTCCTTCCCGCTGCCCGGCGGTCGCCGTCGCGCCGTCGCGCTCGTCACCGGCCCGGCCACGCGACCGTCGGGCACCGACGGGACGGAGGCGGGGCGTGCCTCCCGGCTGGCCGCGCTCGTCCGCGAGCGCACCGGCACGTCCCCCGACCCGGCGACCTGCTCGATGGTGAGTGCGTTCCGGACCCGGCGTCGCACCGCCGACCGGGTGGGCGTCGGGCGCGTCGTCCTGGTCGGCGACGCCGCGCACGAGATCAGCCCGATCGGCGGGCAGGGCATGAACCTCGGGTGGCTGGACGTCGCGGCGCTCGCGCCGCTCCTGGCCGACGCGGTCCGCTCCGGTGACGCGGGTCCGTGGCCCGCGTACGCGGCGACCCGGCAGGCGGCCGCGGCGCGCGCCGCGCGGCAGGCGGAGGCGAACACGGCACTCGGTCGCCCGGCTCGCGGTGCGCTGCTGGTCGGACGGGAGGCACTGCTCCGGTCCGTCCTGGCACTCCCGTCCGCCAGGTGGCTCGCCTCGACGTACGCGATGGAGTGGGCCTGATCGGACCGCGTCCGCCAGGTGGCTCGGCTCTGCCCTCCGGACGGTACGCGACGGGGTGGGCCTGACCGGATCGCGTCCGTCAAGTGGCTCGACTCTGCCCACGGACGGTACGTCGATGGGGTGGGCCTGACCGGATCGCGTCCGCCAGGTGGCTCGACTCTGCCCACGGACGGTACGTCGATGGGGTGGGCCTGACCGGATCGGCTCAGGCGACGAGTCGGGCACCGGCGACGCCGAGCTCGACCACGAGGACGAGGGACGACGCGATCACGAGCCGGAACAGGGCGCGGGTCGGTCGCCCCACCAGGACGAACCGGATCCCGACCACCGCGAGCACCACCACCACGAGTGCCCCGACGACCGCGAGGACCGCCGCCCCGCCGCGAGCCGGGTCGGCTCCGGCCAGCTGCCCGCCGAGCACGAGCCCCGCGGCGACGACGAGCGACCCGAACGCGAGGACGCCGGCTCCGCGCAGGCCGAGGCGGTGCGGGAAGCCCCGAACACCCGTGGCCGCGTCGTCGAGCAGGTCGGGGAGGACGTTCGTGCAGTGGATCGCGATGCCGAACACCGCGCCGGTCGCGACCGCCCACCAGGCAGGCCAGGCGCCGCCGCCGGCGGCGACCGCGACGACCGGCAGCAGTCCGAAGGCAACCAGGAACGGTGCGACGGACCAGGCCGTGCGCTTGAGCCCCGCGTCGTAGGCCCACCCCGCGGCGACGAGCACGAGGTGCGCGACGGCCGCGACCGGACCGAGGAACACGCTCGCGAGCACCGCGACCGCGGCCGTGACGAACGCGGCGGTCCGGACGGTCGAGGCTGCGACGAGGCCCCGTGCAACGGGCTTGTCGGAGCGGCCGACGGCCCGGTCGCGGTCCGCGTCGATCCAGTCGTTCGCCAGGCCGATCGACAGCTGCCCCGCCACCACGGCGAGCGCGACGAGCAGCACGGTGCCGAGCGGGTGCCCGACCGCGACGGCGATCACCGTGGCGAGGACCGTGACGGTGACGGTCGGCCCGGGGTGCGAGGACGCGAACAGCAGCCGCAGGGTCGACGGTCGGCTGGCCCGGGGTCGGTGCGGTGCGTCCACACGGGCGAGCGTACGGACGGACGGCTGCACGCGGTCGGGCCCGGATGACGGACGGCCCCTGCGCCGCCGGGTGTCGACGGTGCAGGGGCCGCTGGGGCCGCCGGGTCAGGCCGCGGGGATGAGGCCGTTCGGGTTGAGGACGTACTTCGTCGCCGCGCCCTTGTCGAACTCCTCGTAGCCACGCGGGGCCTCGTCGAGGCCGATCGGCTTCGCGTTCACGTTCTTCGCGATGCTCGTGCGGTCGTGCAGGATCGCCATCATCAGCTGCCGGTTGTACTTCATGACCGGGCACTGCCCCGTCGTGAAGGACAGCGACTTCGCCCAGCCGGTGCCGAGGCTGAGGGACAGGGCACCCTTCTTGGCGGCCTCGTCGACGCCGCCCGGGTCACCCGTGACGTAGAGCCCGGGGATGCCCAGGGCGCCACCGGCTGCCGTGATGTCCATGAGCGAGTTGAGGACCGTCGCCGGTGCCTCTTCCCCGGATCCGGCGCCGTGGCCCTTGGCCTCGAAGCCGACGGCGTCGATGCCGCAGTCGACGAGCGGTTCGCCGAGGATCTGGTCGATCTGCTCGGCGGGGTCGCCCTTCGTCAGGTCGACGGTCTCGCAGCCGAAGCTGCGCGCCTGGGCCAGGCGGTCGGCGTTCATGTCGCCGACGATCACCACGCTGGCGCCGAGCAGCATCGCCCCGGTCGCAGCCGCGAGGCCGACCGGCCCCGCACCGGCGACGTACACGGTCGAACCGACCTCGACGCCGGCGGTGACCGCGCCGTGGAAGCCGGTCGGGAAGATGTCGGAGAGCATCGCGAGGTCGAGGATCTTCTCGAGCGCCTGGTCGCGGTCCGGGAACTTCAGCAGGTTCCAGTCGGCGTACGGCACGAGGACGTACTCGGCCTGTCCACCGACCCAGCCGCCCATGTCGACGTAGCCGTACGCGCTCCCCGGGCGGTCCGGGTTGACGTTGAGGCAGATGCCGGTCTTCCGCTCCTTGCAGTTCCGACAGCGACCGCACGCGATGTTGAACGGGACGGAGACGATGTCGCCGACCTTGATGAACTCGACGTCCGAGCCCACCTCGACGACCTCGCCGGTGATCTCGTGACCGAGGACGAGGTCGCTCGGCGCGGTGGTGCGGCCGCGGACCATGTGCTGGTCGCTGCCGCAGATGTTCGTCGCCACCGTACGGAGGATCGCCCCGTGGTTGACCTTGCGCCCGACGTTCGCCGGGTTCACACCGGGTCCGTCCTTGAGCTCGAACGTCGGGTAGTCGGTCTCGATGACCTCGACCTTGCCCGGCCCCTTGTACGCGACTGCGTGGTTGCTCGCCATGTGATCCTCCTCGATCGTCGGCGTCGGGACACCCGCGGTCGCGGGCGTCCTGTGTGGGAGCCGTCGGCGGGCGGGGTGGTGCCCGCCGACGGGTCAGAACGTGCGGATCGGGATCTCGGCGGGGGCGGCGAGGAGCTCCTTGACCTCGTCGTCGAGCTTCACGAGCGTGATCGAGGCGCCGGCCATGTCGAGCGAGGTGCAGTACTCGCCGACGTAGCTCCGCACGGGGGTGATGCCCTGCGCGACGAGCTTCTCGTGCGCGATCCCGTAGAGCAGGTAGAGCTCGCTGATCGGGGTGCCGCCGAGTCCGTTCACCATGAGCGCGACCTCGTCGCCGTCGGAGAAGGGCAGGTCGGACACGATCGGGTCGAGCAGGATGTCGACGATCTCGTCCGCCGGGACGATCTTCTGCCGTGCGCGTCCGGGTTCACCGTGGATGCCGACGCCGACCTCGATCTCGTCGTCGCCGAGTTCGAACAGCGGCGAGCCCTTGGCGGGCGGGGTGCACGCCGTGAGGGCGACGCCCATGGTCCGGGTCACCGAGTTGACCTTCTTCCCGACCCGGACGACCTCGTCGAGGTCGGCGCCGGCCTCGGCCGCGGCGCCGACCGCCTTGATCACGAAGAAGTTCCCGGCGACGCCACGACGGCCGATCGTGTACGTGGAGTCCTTCACGGCGACGTCGTCGTCGATGAACAGGGTCGCGACCGTGATGCCCTCGGCCTCGGCGAACTCCTCCGCCATCTCGAAGGCCATCTTGTCGCCCGTGTAGTTGTTGACCAGCAGGAGCACGCCCTTGGGGCTGTTCACCCGGCGGGCGGCCTCGATGACGTAGTCGGTCGGCGGCGCGGCGAACACGTCCCCGGGGCAGGCCGCGTCGAGCATGCCCTTGCCGACGACCATGACGTGCGCGGGCTCGTGCCCGGAGCCGGACCCCTGGACGATCGAGACCTTGTCGTCGCGCGGGGCGTCGGCGCGGACGATCAGGTTCGCCTTCGGGTCGTAGGTCAGGGTGTCGGGGTTGGCGAGGGCCAGACCCTTCAGCATGTCCGGGACGAACTGCTTCGGGTCGTTGACGAACTTCTTCACTGCGGTTGCCTCACTTCATCGTGGTGGTCGGGTACTGCGAAGGGTCGTGCTGGTGGGGGCGGATCGGATCTGGTCGGCTCGCGTCACCACTCGTCGGCGATACGCTCCGCGAGCACCGCGACGGCGACCGCGCCGGGGTCGGGCGAGCCGATGCTGCGCTCCCCCGTGTACGACGCACGCCCACGGCGGGCCTCGAGCGCCGAGGTCTCGTCCGCTGCCTGGCGTGCGACCTCGGCGGCGTGTCGGGCGATCGCGGCGCCGTCCCGGCCGTCCGCCGCGTCGGACTCGATCGCGTCGGTCATCGGGACGATCGCGTCGAGGAGCGTCTTGTCGCCGAGGTCGGCGCCACCGCGCTTCTTGATCCCCTCGACCGCGGCGCGGAGCATCGCCACGACGTCCTCTGCGGTCAGGTCGTCCTTGCCCTTGACGACCCCGGCCGCCCGCAGGAACGCGGTGCCCCAGATCGGACCCGACGTCCCGCCGATGCGGCTGCTCATCGTCATCGCGACCTGCTGCAGGAAGGTCCCCGGGTCCGACCGGTCGTAGTCGTCGAACCCGGCGAGCACGTTCTCGAACCCGCGGGCGAGGGAGTAGCCGAAGTCGCCGTCGCCGGCCACCGCGTCGAGGTCGCAGAAGTACCGCTCGTTCTCGACGCAGGTGTTCGCGATGAGCCGCACGGTGGACTCGAGGTGGGTGGTGGCTTCGGTGGTCATCGTCGTCCTCCGGTCGGGAGCTGGGTGAGGGTGTCGAGGGTCACCCGTCCGGGCACCTCGACGTGGTGGGGGTCCGCGAGCACGTGTGCCGGCTCGTCGGGCAGGTCGCCGAGCCGGTCGACCACGAGCGCCGCGCCGGTGAAGTCCTCGTCGGCCGTGTAGCTGCTGACGGTGACGACCGTGGTGAGTCCGGCGCCGAGCGCTGCCCGGAGCCCGTTCGCGCTGTCCTCGACGACGACCGCATCTGCCGCGGTGACGCCGAGCTCCCGGAGCGCCAGCTCGTACACGTCGGGCGCGGGCTTCTTGCGCGGGACGACGTCGCCCGCGAAGACCGCGAACCAGTCGGCGGCGTCCTCGCCCACGGCGTGCTCGAGCACCGCGCGGACCGACGCCTCGGCCGAGGTCGAGGCCACCGCGAGCAGCCAGCCCGCGTCGTGTGCCTCGTGCACGATCCTGGCGATGCCGGGCCGCCCGGGCATCACCCCCTCGCGGACCATCGCGGTGTACCGCCGGGTCTTCTCGGCGTGCCACTCGGCCACCAGGGCCCGCTGTTCCTCGGGATCGGTCGGTAGGCCGGCGCGCTCGACGAACTCCGGCGTCAACAGGGACGCCAGCCGCTCCTTCCCGCCGCCGATCCTGAGCACCTCGGCGTAGTCGTCCTGGCTCCACCGGACCGGCAGGTCGAAGTGCTCGAACGTCTGGTTGAACGCCGGCAGGTGCCCGTCGCGCTCGGTGTCGGCGAGCACGCCGTCGCAGTCGAAGACGAGCGCGCGGGTCACGACCGACCGGCCTTGCCGTCCGCGCCGAACCACGTGACGTGCTCGGCGATGACGTCGGTGACGGCGGACTCGATCGCGGTGACGAGCTTCGGCGGGTCCCAGCTGTCCGTCGCCCGTGCCTGTTCGAGGTGCTCGAGCGAGGCGCGCATGTACGCGTGCTTCACCGCGGTCGAGATGTTGATCTTCGACACCCCGGCGTCGATGAACGACCGGAAGTCGTCGCGGCTCAGCCCCGTGCCGCCGTGGAGCACGATCGGCCGGTCGGTCAGGGCGGCGAGCTCGGCGGCGCGCTCGGGCAGCAGCACCGGGTCCGCCTTGTACAGTCCGTGGCTCGTGCCCAGCTGCGGCGCGAGCAGGTCGCTGTCGGTCCGCTCGGCGACCTCCGCCAGTTGCTCGACCGAGTACGCGTGCCGGGACTCGTCGCTGCCCACGCCGTCCTCGACCCCGAGGATGTTCTCGATCTCCGACTCGACGTCCACCCCGGCGGCGTGCGCCGCGGCGGTGACCTCGGCGGTTTCGCGGACCGCGTCGTCGAACCCGCGGTCGGACGCGTCGAAGAGCACGCTGGACCACCCCGCGGCGATGACGTCGTCGAGCACCGCCCGGTCCGGACAGTGGTCGAGGTGCAGCGCGACCGGCACCGGGACGTCCCGGGTGAGCGCGCGGAACAGGTCGGTGGTGAAGGCGGTCCCGGAGGCCTTCACGGTCTTCACGGAGATCTGCACGACGAGCGGCGCCCCGGTCCGGACCGCCGCGGCGATCACCGCCCGCATGCTCAGCTCGTCGAACACGTTCACGGCCGGTACGGCGTACCCGCCGTCCCGTGCGGTCCTGGTCAACGTCCTGGTGGACACGTCCATGCCTGGGTCCCCTCTTGCGTCGCTGCGTCGTGGGATGTCGCCGTCAGCGTCGACGACTGCTCGGACTGTACCTGTCTAGACCGGACTCGACAAGTATCATGAGCGGCTACCGGACGACCGTCCGGCCGACAGGAGGTGGACCGTGGTCGACGAGGTGGACCGCGACTCCGCCGTGCCCATCTACCAGCAGCTCGAGGACATCTTCACGGCGAAGATCGCGAGCGGCGAGTGGGCGCCGAGCCAACGGATCCCGTCCGAGAACGAGTTGAACCGGCACTACGGGACCAGCCGGATGACGGTGCGCGGCGTCCTGACGAAGCTGACCACCGACGGCGTGCTCCACCGGGTCCCCGGCAAGGGCACGTTCGTCGCGCCCGAGAAGATCAGCGCGGTCTCCCCGGCGTACCGCGGCATCCGCGAGCAGCTCGAGGTGCTCGGCTACGACATCACCACGACGCTCGTGTCGATCGACCGGGCCCCGGCGCCAGCCCGCATCCGGGACCGCCTGGGCCTCGGCCGCACCGACGACGTCTTCGCGATCGTCCGGCTGCGGTCCGTCGACGGCAAGCCCCTCAGCGTGCACCGGTCGTTCGTCCCGGCGGCCCTCGCGCCCACCCTCGACGCGCTGGACGTCGTCGAGGAACAGCTCTGCGTCGTGCTCGAGGACGCCTTCGGCCTGGCGATGCACGACGTCGCGGAGGGGCTCGAGGCCGTCGCCGTGGCCGAGGCCGACGCCGGGCTGCTCGGCCTGCGTCGGGGCGACCCGGCGCTGCAGCTCACCGACGTCATCGCCGACCGGGCCGGGACGACGTTCGAGTACTCGACGATCGTGTTCCGTGGCGACCGGATGCGGCTGCAGTTCGACTACACGCGCCCCTGACCGGCACCGGCCGGGGCCACGGCGGGCGCCGGGCGCCTCCGGACGGCCAGCCGTCCCGACGCCAGCGCGATCCCCGCGAGCACGACGACTCCGCCGACGGGCTCGTTCCACCGCAGCGGCTCACCGAGCACGAGCACGCCGAGCGCGACCCCGACCACCGGGGTCAGGTACGTCACGGTCGACGCCCGGCCGGCACCCCACGCGCCGACCAGGCGCGTGTTCCACGCGTAGGCCAGCCCTGTGCCGACCGCACCGAGCGCGACCATCGCGGCCACGATCCTCCAGTCCAGCTGCACCGGACCCGTCGCGACGACGGGCGCGACCAGCAGCATGAGCAACGCCGCCAGGGTGAGCTGCACCGTCGCGACGGTCGTCGGGTCCTGCCCGCTGCCGACGCCGAAGCGGCGGAGCCACGCCAGGCCGACGCCGTAGGACGCGGTCATCCCGAGCAGGGCGACCTGTCCCGGGACGGTCGCGAGCACCGCGGGGGCCCCCACCAGGCTCCACGGGCCGACCAGGACGAGCACGCCGACGATCCCGAGCACGACGCCGCCGACCTGCCGACGCGACAGGCGTTCGCTCGGCACCAGGACGGCCAGCGCGAGCAGCGTCATGATCGGCGTCGTCGCGTTGTAGATGCTCGCGAGCCCCGACGGCACGGTCTGCTCCGCCCAGGCCATCAGCGACGACGGCACCGCGTTGAGGAACACCGCGACGACGAGCAGGTGCCCCCACACCCGGCGTTCCCGCGGCCACCGACGCCGCGTGACGAGCAGCACGACCACGAGCGTCAGGGCGCC
The Curtobacterium citreum genome window above contains:
- a CDS encoding FAD-dependent oxidoreductase, producing the protein MTSDPTDVLVVGGGPVGLLAAVLLAAEGVDVRVWERRSTAPTGSRAIGIHPPSLAVFDRVGLAGPVLAEAVPVRRGVATSRGRTLGTLSFEHVSDPFPFVAALDQHRTETLLRERLAALAPHALRTGTTVTALHPGRGHVAVSGSGPDGAPVPVRARFVVGADGARSTVRDLLGIRTTGRTYPEHYVMGDFADTGDAPVDTAVVDVGPGGVLESFPLPGGRRRAVALVTGPATRPSGTDGTEAGRASRLAALVRERTGTSPDPATCSMVSAFRTRRRTADRVGVGRVVLVGDAAHEISPIGGQGMNLGWLDVAALAPLLADAVRSGDAGPWPAYAATRQAAAARAARQAEANTALGRPARGALLVGREALLRSVLALPSARWLASTYAMEWA
- a CDS encoding UbiA family prenyltransferase — its product is MDAPHRPRASRPSTLRLLFASSHPGPTVTVTVLATVIAVAVGHPLGTVLLVALAVVAGQLSIGLANDWIDADRDRAVGRSDKPVARGLVAASTVRTAAFVTAAVAVLASVFLGPVAAVAHLVLVAAGWAYDAGLKRTAWSVAPFLVAFGLLPVVAVAAGGGAWPAWWAVATGAVFGIAIHCTNVLPDLLDDAATGVRGFPHRLGLRGAGVLAFGSLVVAAGLVLGGQLAGADPARGGAAVLAVVGALVVVVLAVVGIRFVLVGRPTRALFRLVIASSLVLVVELGVAGARLVA
- the fdhA gene encoding formaldehyde dehydrogenase, glutathione-independent, giving the protein MASNHAVAYKGPGKVEVIETDYPTFELKDGPGVNPANVGRKVNHGAILRTVATNICGSDQHMVRGRTTAPSDLVLGHEITGEVVEVGSDVEFIKVGDIVSVPFNIACGRCRNCKERKTGICLNVNPDRPGSAYGYVDMGGWVGGQAEYVLVPYADWNLLKFPDRDQALEKILDLAMLSDIFPTGFHGAVTAGVEVGSTVYVAGAGPVGLAAATGAMLLGASVVIVGDMNADRLAQARSFGCETVDLTKGDPAEQIDQILGEPLVDCGIDAVGFEAKGHGAGSGEEAPATVLNSLMDITAAGGALGIPGLYVTGDPGGVDEAAKKGALSLSLGTGWAKSLSFTTGQCPVMKYNRQLMMAILHDRTSIAKNVNAKPIGLDEAPRGYEEFDKGAATKYVLNPNGLIPAA
- the dhaK gene encoding dihydroxyacetone kinase subunit DhaK; protein product: MKKFVNDPKQFVPDMLKGLALANPDTLTYDPKANLIVRADAPRDDKVSIVQGSGSGHEPAHVMVVGKGMLDAACPGDVFAAPPTDYVIEAARRVNSPKGVLLLVNNYTGDKMAFEMAEEFAEAEGITVATLFIDDDVAVKDSTYTIGRRGVAGNFFVIKAVGAAAEAGADLDEVVRVGKKVNSVTRTMGVALTACTPPAKGSPLFELGDDEIEVGVGIHGEPGRARQKIVPADEIVDILLDPIVSDLPFSDGDEVALMVNGLGGTPISELYLLYGIAHEKLVAQGITPVRSYVGEYCTSLDMAGASITLVKLDDEVKELLAAPAEIPIRTF
- the dhaL gene encoding dihydroxyacetone kinase subunit DhaL, coding for MTTEATTHLESTVRLIANTCVENERYFCDLDAVAGDGDFGYSLARGFENVLAGFDDYDRSDPGTFLQQVAMTMSSRIGGTSGPIWGTAFLRAAGVVKGKDDLTAEDVVAMLRAAVEGIKKRGGADLGDKTLLDAIVPMTDAIESDAADGRDGAAIARHAAEVARQAADETSALEARRGRASYTGERSIGSPDPGAVAVAVLAERIADEW
- a CDS encoding HAD-IA family hydrolase, which gives rise to MTRALVFDCDGVLADTERDGHLPAFNQTFEHFDLPVRWSQDDYAEVLRIGGGKERLASLLTPEFVERAGLPTDPEEQRALVAEWHAEKTRRYTAMVREGVMPGRPGIARIVHEAHDAGWLLAVASTSAEASVRAVLEHAVGEDAADWFAVFAGDVVPRKKPAPDVYELALRELGVTAADAVVVEDSANGLRAALGAGLTTVVTVSSYTADEDFTGAALVVDRLGDLPDEPAHVLADPHHVEVPGRVTLDTLTQLPTGGRR
- a CDS encoding class II fructose-bisphosphate aldolase; translation: MDVSTRTLTRTARDGGYAVPAVNVFDELSMRAVIAAAVRTGAPLVVQISVKTVKASGTAFTTDLFRALTRDVPVPVALHLDHCPDRAVLDDVIAAGWSSVLFDASDRGFDDAVRETAEVTAAAHAAGVDVESEIENILGVEDGVGSDESRHAYSVEQLAEVAERTDSDLLAPQLGTSHGLYKADPVLLPERAAELAALTDRPIVLHGGTGLSRDDFRSFIDAGVSKINISTAVKHAYMRASLEHLEQARATDSWDPPKLVTAIESAVTDVIAEHVTWFGADGKAGRS
- a CDS encoding GntR family transcriptional regulator, coding for MVDEVDRDSAVPIYQQLEDIFTAKIASGEWAPSQRIPSENELNRHYGTSRMTVRGVLTKLTTDGVLHRVPGKGTFVAPEKISAVSPAYRGIREQLEVLGYDITTTLVSIDRAPAPARIRDRLGLGRTDDVFAIVRLRSVDGKPLSVHRSFVPAALAPTLDALDVVEEQLCVVLEDAFGLAMHDVAEGLEAVAVAEADAGLLGLRRGDPALQLTDVIADRAGTTFEYSTIVFRGDRMRLQFDYTRP
- a CDS encoding DMT family transporter; this translates as MNALLYVLVALTWGSSFFFAKIGLEGLAPQQVATVRTVLGALTLVVVLLVTRRRWPRERRVWGHLLVVAVFLNAVPSSLMAWAEQTVPSGLASIYNATTPIMTLLALAVLVPSERLSRRQVGGVVLGIVGVLVLVGPWSLVGAPAVLATVPGQVALLGMTASYGVGLAWLRRFGVGSGQDPTTVATVQLTLAALLMLLVAPVVATGPVQLDWRIVAAMVALGAVGTGLAYAWNTRLVGAWGAGRASTVTYLTPVVGVALGVLVLGEPLRWNEPVGGVVVLAGIALASGRLAVRRRPAPAVAPAGAGQGRV